The following DNA comes from Candidatus Paceibacterota bacterium.
TGAACTGCTCGTCGGAGGACGTGGCGATCCTCGTCAGCGCGGGCACGCTGCGTCCGTTGGGCAAGCCTCGGCCCAGTGCCGTGAAGTACTTCAGCACGATCGAGCTGATTGCCCTGTTCGCGGACCGGGACTGGCTCGACGAGGTGACGAAGACCGTTAGCTCGTACTGGCGGCGAAAAAACGAACGCCGCAAGGGCGCCCTGGTGGCGACCCGTGCGGCGGCGTTACAGTTGAACTAGGATCCGCTAGAGGCGGTTCACCCGGCTTGGGCCTGGGCGCTTTCGGGCGCCTGGGCCTGATTCGTTTCGGGGGCGGCGGGTTTGGCTTGGAAGTCCACCGCTACTACTTTCGGCTGCTGCACGGCGGCCGGGTCTTCCTTCCACTTCTTCTCCCAATCGTCGAGCGAAGGCACGGTTACTTCAGCGCGTTTGGAGTAGGCGTGATGCACCGCCATCGACTTGTGCCCCAGGGCCTGCTGCGCGAAACGCTCGGGGTAGCCGCACTTAAGCGCACGCTCGGCCCACGAATAGCGGTACGAGTGCAACGTCACGCCGCTGATGTCCAATCCCGCGCAGCGCTGCCTGAACTCCGTGGCCCGGTCGCCCGGTCGCACCGTGCGCAGGTAGGGGAAGAGCGGGCCGGACTGCGGGCGACGCCGCAGAAGGGCGGCGACCTCCTCGCCAAACCGGATCAGCGCCGGACTGATGGCGGCCCCGCGGGATTTGAGCTTCTTGCGCGAGTAGCAAATGGTGCGGCGCTCCCAGTCAACGTCATTGGCCGTCAGGCAGGCGGCGTCCGATTGCGAGGCGCCGGTGTGCCAGAGCAGCTCGTAGAAGTCGCGGCGTTCGGGGTTACGCTCGCGCGCCACGATGGCGGCGTGCTCGGCGGCGGTGATGGCGCGTTTCGGCTTGAAGACGAATCGGGGCCATTGCATGCGCGGGATGACGGATTTGAGGAGCCACTCCATGCCAAGGGCGTGGTTGTGAATGCGGCGCAGGAACATGTTGGTTGAAACTCTGCCGCCGGCCAGGGCGCGATCGAAGTGCTCGGCCCGGGTCTCAGCGACCTTGAGCTTGCGGAGGCAGTCGAAGTTCTTGTCTCGAATAGCCAACTCCCAGCGCGCACGGCTGCCGCCGGTCTTCTTTTCGACGATGTGATCCATCACCTCCTGCCAGGTCCTGGTGGCGAGCTTCGGGTCCGTGGCGTTGATGTAAACGCGAGCCAGGCCGAGGCTGATGCCGGGCTGGCGCTCCGCCTCGTTCATCGCGTTGAGCTTCTGTTCCGCCTCGGCCTTGACGCGGGTCTTGAGGCTGACCGAGTTGCCCGTGAGGTTGTCATACGCGTAATACATGCCCCAGGCGCGTTTGAATTTCCGATACCGTTGAGTCATATCCGTTCTCATCTTTCTTAGGATATGGAGGTCTGAACTCCCCTCGCATCCGGGCAACGGGCGTGTCCGCACCGTGCGTGCACCGG
Coding sequences within:
- a CDS encoding tyrosine-type recombinase/integrase; this translates as MRTDMTQRYRKFKRAWGMYYAYDNLTGNSVSLKTRVKAEAEQKLNAMNEAERQPGISLGLARVYINATDPKLATRTWQEVMDHIVEKKTGGSRARWELAIRDKNFDCLRKLKVAETRAEHFDRALAGGRVSTNMFLRRIHNHALGMEWLLKSVIPRMQWPRFVFKPKRAITAAEHAAIVARERNPERRDFYELLWHTGASQSDAACLTANDVDWERRTICYSRKKLKSRGAAISPALIRFGEEVAALLRRRPQSGPLFPYLRTVRPGDRATEFRQRCAGLDISGVTLHSYRYSWAERALKCGYPERFAQQALGHKSMAVHHAYSKRAEVTVPSLDDWEKKWKEDPAAVQQPKVVAVDFQAKPAAPETNQAQAPESAQAQAG